The following proteins come from a genomic window of Maniola hyperantus chromosome 8, iAphHyp1.2, whole genome shotgun sequence:
- the Caf1-105 gene encoding chromatin assembly factor 1 subunit B, which produces MKLAIPEISWHNRDPVLSVDFQPKSEPNDPLRLATGGTDSHVLIWYISTKDSGSVNLEMAADLTKHQKAVNVVRWSPSGQYLASGDDESIIFVWKQKIEEPAPPSDGEEQYKETWVVHKILRGHMEDILDLSWNSSSTQLASGSVDNKLLVWDVARGRHTAILTDHKGFVQGVAWDPRGQLIATASTDRVFRTFDVASKKVVSRSSKAVLPFPAGHPLCASSVRLYHDDTLQTYYRRLHFSPDGLLIAVPGGSVEPEHAKVDMKPLNAVYIYTRYSLKVPACVLPCGAAALVTRWSPRRYALRSGPRAAVPVPHRMLLAVGTKRSLLLYDTQQRSPLAVVTNMHYTRLTDLTWSPDGLLLVASSTDGFCSVVSFAAGELGEVLPEQVSEPCPEPMEGTEEPQNEKEAADGAKEAKPKTDTKQTHNISKIDSYIKFKTPGGKSPKKAKIDKIQQKTPVKYDVLVETAMQSWSDNSSNDVIMAKPKEIEPMDVDGQDVVVIEDSEDIKLVYEESQTKTDTQSPKDVAEDSQKLTEKSPQKFKTISKENESNPESNDKESEKESKSDSKESEKKSNTEESKVDSESKVVEKEVNRSPKKRMSPEQCETPSSKQTESSFLKQAKVTDAREPAAAQAGPSPKAPRRVSFVTLSSPKNAKKKC; this is translated from the exons ATGAAATTAGCAATACCTGAAATATCTTGGCACAATAGAGACCCCGTTCTTAGTGTAGACTTTCAGCCGAAATCGGAACCCAACGATCCGCTTCGTCTTGCCACTGGAGGCACCGATTCCCACGTATTA ATATGGTATATTTCAACCAAAGACTCGGGGTCTGTAAACTTGGAAATGGCAGCAGACCTCACGAAGCACCAGAAGGCAGTGAACGTGGTGCGGTGGTCACCCAGCGGCCAATACCTGGCATCTGGTGATGATGAATCAATCATATTTGTGTGGAAACAGAAGATAGAGGAACCGGCACCTCCCTCGGATGGTGAGGAACAGTATAAGGAGACTTGGGTTGTTCATAAG ATTCTCCGAGGTCACATGGAAGACATCCTGGACCTCAGCTGGAACAGCTCCTCCACACAGCTGGCCTCAGGCTCGGTGGACAACAAGCTGCTGGTGTGGGACGTGGCGCGCGGCCGccacacggccatactgacagaCCACAAAGGGTTCGTGCAGGGCGTGGCCTGGGACCCGCGGGGACAGCTGATTGCCACCGCTAGCACCGACAG GGTGTTCCGAACGTTCGACGTGGCCAGCAAGAAGGTGGTGTCGCGCAGCAGCAAGGCCGTGCTGCCGTTCCCCGCAGGCCACCCGCTCTGCGCCAGCAGCGTGCGGCTGTACCACGACGACACGCTGCAGACCTACTACCGGCGGCTGCACTTCAGCCCCGACGGACTGCTCATTGCTG TGCCGGGGGGCAGCGTGGAGCCGGAGCACGCCAAGGTGGACATGAAGCCCCTCAACGCGGTCTACATCTACACCAGATACTCGCTCAAAGT TCCGGCGTGCGTGTTGCcgtgcggcgcggcggcgctggTGACGCGCTGGTCGCCGCGCCGGTACGCGCTGCGCAGCGGACCGCGGGCTGCCGTCCCTGTGCCGCACCGCATGCTGCTGGCTGTCGGCACCAAGCGCTCGCTGCTGCTGTACGACACGCAGCAACGCTCGCCGCTCGCGGTCGTCACCAACATGCACTACACGAG GCTCACGGACCTGACGTGGTCTCCGGATGGTCTCCTGCTGGTGGCGTCCAGCACGGACGGGTTCTGCTCCGTGGTGTCCTTCGCCGCCGGAGAGCTCGGGGAGGTGTTGCCTGAACAAGTCTCCGAGCCATGCCCAG AGCCAATGGAAGGTACTGAAGAACCGCAAAACGAAAAGGAAGCCGCAGACGGAGCGAAAGAAGCCAAACCTAAAACGGATACGAAACAAACGCACAACATATCGAAAATAGACTCGTACATCAAATTCAAGACCCCCGGGGGAAAATCGCCGAAGAAAGCGAAAATCGACAAGATACAGCAGAAAACGCCCGTGAAATACGACGTTTTAGTCGAAACAGCCATGCAGTCCTGGTCGGACAACTCCAGCAATGACGTCATAATGGCAAAGCCTAAGGAAATCGAACCTATGGACGTTGACGGACAAGACGTGGTGGTGATCGAGGACAGCGAGGATATCAAACTGGTCTATGAAGAATCACAAACAAAAACGGATACACAATCACCGAAAGATGTGGCCGAGGATTCACAAAAACTGACTGAAAAATCTCCGCAAAAGTTCAAGACGATATCAAAAGAGAATGAAAGTAATCCGGAATCAAACGACAAAGAAAGTGAAAAGGAAAGCAAATCTGATTCAAAAGAAAGCGAAAAGAAATCCAACACAGAAGAGAGTAAAGTAGATTCTGAATCAAAAGTCGTCGAAAAAGAAGTAAATAGATCCCCAAAAAAACGAATGTCGCCCGAACAATGTGAAACACCAAGTTCGAAGCAGACTGAGAGCAGTTTCCTGAAGCAAGCCAAAGTGACGGACGCGAGGGAGCCGGCGGCGGCGCAGGCGGGCCCGAGCCCCAAGGCGCCTCGGAGAGTCAGTTTTGTGACGTTGTCGAGCCCTAAAAATGCTAagaaaaaatgttaa